In Xiphophorus maculatus strain JP 163 A chromosome 18, X_maculatus-5.0-male, whole genome shotgun sequence, a single genomic region encodes these proteins:
- the LOC102227268 gene encoding transmembrane protease serine 4-like isoform X2 — MGKSQSSIQEPADIDIPLNPRMPIPQQVVCKKPMTNSTPQTEKALKRRKILIWILIAVVILGILVTAGYFVKKLIESNYYYCTRSAQFIPIAKSCDGNIDCVYGEDEVYCSTEFKANDTFPVRLISAERVLQVFNGKTWVTVCNDDWSTQHTETACKQLGYTNSPTSKNVYVSSLPSPLKTGPFTAVRIGSGSTPVHQATIDRSVCRTGSVVSLTCSDCGVGGNLERIVGGVDAHIEEYPWQVSLQNGGHRCGGSLVSSRWIVTAAHCFSSNKELSRWTVMSGETYLTTLGGSSVDKIIIHDQYDEASSDYDLAMMRLSSPISVGDKRKPVCLPPKDLLLPDKAPVVVSGWGLLRENGKISTTLQKANIEMIDRNTCSSIYATMLSQRMVCAGNLKGGVDSCQGDSGGPLVYLSASQWYLVGVVSWGDGCARENRPGVYSNVDNMLNWIYAVIEKNP, encoded by the exons AAATCTCAGTCATCAATTCAGGAACCAGCAGATATCGACATACCACTTAATCCGAGGATGCCAA TTCCACAACAAGTTGTTTGCAAAAAACCCATGACGAACTCAACACCTCAAACAGAAAAGGCGTTGAAGAGGAGGAAAATATTAATCTGGATTCTGATAGCAGTTGTGATTTTGGGCATATTGGTCACTGCAGGATATTTTG TTAAGAAGCTAATTGAAAGCAATTACTACTACTGCACACGCTCAGCACAGTTCATCCCAATCGCTAAATCCTGTGATGGGAACATTGATTGCGTTTATGGAGAAGATGAGGTTTATTGTTCGACAGAATTCAAAGCAAACGACACATTTCCAG TGCGTCTAATTTCTGCTGAGCGTGTCCTCCAAGTATTCAATGGCAAAACATGGGTGACCGTCTGCAACGACGACTGGAGCACACAGCACACCGAGACCGCTTGCAAACAACTAGGATACACAAA TTCCCCAACAAGCAAAAATGTCTATGTCAGCTCCTTGCCGTCTCCTTTAAAAACTGGACCGTTCACGGCAGTCAGGATCGGGAGTGGAAGCACACCAGTACATCAGGCAACCATTGACCG CAGCGTGTGCCGCACTGGATCTGTGGTCTCTTTGACGTGCTCAG ATTGTGGAGTGGGGGGCAATCTGGAGCGCATCGTTGGTGGCGTGGATGCCCATATAGAGGAATATCCCTGGCAAGTGAGCCTGCAGAATGGCGGGCACAGATGTGGCGGCTCACTGGTGTCATCACGCTGGATTGTCACTGCCGCCCACTGCTTTAG CAGTAACAAAGAGCTGAGTCGGTGGACAGTGATGTCAGGAGAGACATACTTGACCACATTAGGAGGCTCTTCTGTGGACAAGATCATAATCCATGATCAATACGATGAAGCCAGTAGCGACTACGACTTGGCAATGATGAGGCTGAGCAGCCCGATCTCAGTGGGAG ATAAACGTAAGCCGGTGTGTCTCCCTCCTAAAGACCTTCTCCTTCCTGACAAGGCTCCTGTGGTTGTTTCAGGCTGGGGACTGCTGAGAGAAAATG GGAAAATTTCAACTACACTGCAAAAGGCTAATATTGAGATGATTGATCGAAATACATGTTCCAGTATTTATGCCACCATGCTATCGCAAAGAATGGTCTGTGCTGGCAACTTGAAGGGAGGCGTGGATTCCTGCCAG GGCGATAGCGGAGGCCCCTTGGTGTATCTTTCCGCCTCTCAGTGGTATCTGGTGGGAGTGGTGAGCTGGGGCGATGGCTGCGCGCGGGAAAACCGGCCTGGCGTCTACAGCAACGTGGATAACATGCTCAACTGGATCTATGCAGTCATTGAG aaaaacccATGA
- the LOC102227268 gene encoding transmembrane protease serine 4-like isoform X1, giving the protein MGKSQSSIQEPADIDIPLNPRMPTVPQQVVCKKPMTNSTPQTEKALKRRKILIWILIAVVILGILVTAGYFVKKLIESNYYYCTRSAQFIPIAKSCDGNIDCVYGEDEVYCSTEFKANDTFPVRLISAERVLQVFNGKTWVTVCNDDWSTQHTETACKQLGYTNSPTSKNVYVSSLPSPLKTGPFTAVRIGSGSTPVHQATIDRSVCRTGSVVSLTCSDCGVGGNLERIVGGVDAHIEEYPWQVSLQNGGHRCGGSLVSSRWIVTAAHCFSSNKELSRWTVMSGETYLTTLGGSSVDKIIIHDQYDEASSDYDLAMMRLSSPISVGDKRKPVCLPPKDLLLPDKAPVVVSGWGLLRENGKISTTLQKANIEMIDRNTCSSIYATMLSQRMVCAGNLKGGVDSCQGDSGGPLVYLSASQWYLVGVVSWGDGCARENRPGVYSNVDNMLNWIYAVIEKNP; this is encoded by the exons AAATCTCAGTCATCAATTCAGGAACCAGCAGATATCGACATACCACTTAATCCGAGGATGCCAA CAGTTCCACAACAAGTTGTTTGCAAAAAACCCATGACGAACTCAACACCTCAAACAGAAAAGGCGTTGAAGAGGAGGAAAATATTAATCTGGATTCTGATAGCAGTTGTGATTTTGGGCATATTGGTCACTGCAGGATATTTTG TTAAGAAGCTAATTGAAAGCAATTACTACTACTGCACACGCTCAGCACAGTTCATCCCAATCGCTAAATCCTGTGATGGGAACATTGATTGCGTTTATGGAGAAGATGAGGTTTATTGTTCGACAGAATTCAAAGCAAACGACACATTTCCAG TGCGTCTAATTTCTGCTGAGCGTGTCCTCCAAGTATTCAATGGCAAAACATGGGTGACCGTCTGCAACGACGACTGGAGCACACAGCACACCGAGACCGCTTGCAAACAACTAGGATACACAAA TTCCCCAACAAGCAAAAATGTCTATGTCAGCTCCTTGCCGTCTCCTTTAAAAACTGGACCGTTCACGGCAGTCAGGATCGGGAGTGGAAGCACACCAGTACATCAGGCAACCATTGACCG CAGCGTGTGCCGCACTGGATCTGTGGTCTCTTTGACGTGCTCAG ATTGTGGAGTGGGGGGCAATCTGGAGCGCATCGTTGGTGGCGTGGATGCCCATATAGAGGAATATCCCTGGCAAGTGAGCCTGCAGAATGGCGGGCACAGATGTGGCGGCTCACTGGTGTCATCACGCTGGATTGTCACTGCCGCCCACTGCTTTAG CAGTAACAAAGAGCTGAGTCGGTGGACAGTGATGTCAGGAGAGACATACTTGACCACATTAGGAGGCTCTTCTGTGGACAAGATCATAATCCATGATCAATACGATGAAGCCAGTAGCGACTACGACTTGGCAATGATGAGGCTGAGCAGCCCGATCTCAGTGGGAG ATAAACGTAAGCCGGTGTGTCTCCCTCCTAAAGACCTTCTCCTTCCTGACAAGGCTCCTGTGGTTGTTTCAGGCTGGGGACTGCTGAGAGAAAATG GGAAAATTTCAACTACACTGCAAAAGGCTAATATTGAGATGATTGATCGAAATACATGTTCCAGTATTTATGCCACCATGCTATCGCAAAGAATGGTCTGTGCTGGCAACTTGAAGGGAGGCGTGGATTCCTGCCAG GGCGATAGCGGAGGCCCCTTGGTGTATCTTTCCGCCTCTCAGTGGTATCTGGTGGGAGTGGTGAGCTGGGGCGATGGCTGCGCGCGGGAAAACCGGCCTGGCGTCTACAGCAACGTGGATAACATGCTCAACTGGATCTATGCAGTCATTGAG aaaaacccATGA